A region of Bradyrhizobium sp. CCBAU 53351 DNA encodes the following proteins:
- the nhaA gene encoding Na+/H+ antiporter NhaA: MNHDPKFGDLPTAQRLAEQAANTLNRFLHIEAVSGAVLLVAAAAALIWANSTAAPSYHLFWTLPVTIGLGEYVFSQSLHFWVNDALMTVFFLVVGMEIRREVHEGALSRFDQAVLPLIASAGGVLVPALIYLSLNNDAARGHGWAVPTATDIAFAVGVLALLGRRIPVNVRVFLLALAIIDDIIAILIIAVFYTETLQLGGLAIAAVGVLGVLGFQRMGIGAASPYVVPGLLVWVGLFVAGVHPTLAGVVLGLMTPARPIAMREPPLEVASQALGQLKTGDAMKTGDLHLLQQPLRDLRIAHREILPPASRVQMVLHPWVAYGVMPMFALANSGVSIKGADLPAAGLLVTMGTALALIVGKPLGIFGAAWIAVRSGFCCLAPGVSWGGVFLVGLLAGIGFTMSIFISMLAFSSEGFLRAAKLGVLLGSAIAVTLGLGWGAFYVRRS, translated from the coding sequence ATGAACCACGATCCTAAATTCGGCGATCTTCCGACAGCTCAGCGATTGGCAGAACAGGCTGCGAACACACTTAACCGATTTCTGCATATTGAGGCAGTAAGCGGCGCGGTGCTTCTCGTTGCAGCAGCCGCGGCCTTGATCTGGGCGAATTCGACCGCGGCCCCGAGTTACCACCTCTTTTGGACTCTCCCTGTCACCATTGGCCTTGGTGAGTACGTCTTTTCCCAGTCGCTGCATTTCTGGGTGAATGACGCATTGATGACCGTCTTCTTCCTTGTTGTGGGCATGGAGATTCGGCGGGAGGTTCATGAGGGCGCACTGAGCCGCTTTGACCAGGCCGTTCTGCCGCTGATTGCTTCGGCCGGTGGCGTCCTCGTTCCCGCGCTTATCTATCTAAGCCTCAACAATGATGCTGCTCGGGGACACGGCTGGGCCGTGCCGACCGCGACGGACATCGCCTTTGCTGTTGGCGTCCTCGCCCTGCTTGGACGAAGAATCCCGGTCAATGTGCGAGTGTTCCTACTCGCTCTAGCGATCATCGACGACATCATTGCGATTTTGATCATCGCCGTCTTTTACACCGAAACTCTGCAATTAGGCGGCCTTGCTATCGCAGCCGTTGGCGTTCTCGGGGTCTTGGGATTCCAGCGGATGGGGATCGGTGCGGCATCGCCATATGTGGTGCCAGGTTTGTTGGTTTGGGTCGGATTGTTCGTTGCCGGGGTCCACCCAACACTTGCTGGAGTGGTGCTCGGGTTGATGACTCCGGCTCGCCCCATAGCGATGCGAGAACCTCCGCTGGAGGTGGCGTCGCAAGCGCTCGGACAGTTGAAAACTGGCGATGCGATGAAAACAGGAGATCTGCATTTGTTGCAGCAGCCGTTGCGCGACCTTCGCATAGCTCACCGTGAGATTTTGCCGCCCGCGTCGCGCGTGCAGATGGTACTTCATCCGTGGGTAGCTTACGGAGTGATGCCAATGTTTGCGCTGGCGAATTCGGGGGTCAGCATAAAGGGCGCGGATCTACCCGCTGCCGGCCTGCTGGTGACGATGGGCACCGCACTTGCTTTGATAGTGGGAAAGCCGCTTGGCATTTTCGGAGCGGCCTGGATCGCCGTACGATCGGGGTTCTGCTGCCTTGCTCCCGGGGTTTCTTGGGGCGGCGTCTTTCTCGTCGGACTGCTAGCGGGCATCGGCTTCACCATGTCCATCTTCATCTCGATGCTGGCCTTCTCCAGTGAAGGTTTTTTAAGGGCAGCAAAATTGGGCGTGTTGTTGGGCTCGGCCATAGCCGTGACGCTCGGCCTTGGCTGGGGCGCCTTCTACGTGCGACGTTCGTGA
- a CDS encoding FAD-dependent oxidoreductase, producing METIDTPVLIVGGGPVGLSLAIDLGWRGVEALLIEQERPTARMVHPRMDNVGIRTMEFCRRWGIVEAIEMAGFPRDLPVSIVYATGVLGHELARDVYPDKAHAVPPPFSPQKHELCPQNFFDPVLQNAASSYSTNQLLYQHRLEEFEDKGDHVIAHVRPLLGGEPLCVRAQYLAACDGASSTVAQRLSLGPTNSKVLSCSTNIFVRCPALAQKTLAQRAYRYVLVGPEGVWGSFVNIDGRDTWRLQLLGDETWPNWSEAQINTFVRRGIGADVDYEVLSWLPWSRREITAPKFSSGRCFLVGDSAHQLSPTGGYGMNTGIAEAVDLSWKIAAVLEGWGGPTLLESYDTERRPIAMRNVSQASANLAAMRSVPPEPMLLDQGPAGETARRATGAYTQQAMQREWRSFGIHLGAVYRNSPIVVAESFERAEPDVANFVQVAEAGGRAPHVWLSPGHSTLDLFGRGFVLLEFASEVGAAVGGLTRAAHAVGLPIRHQLIPEPNTIAVYGRRYALVRPDGHISWIGDAIPEEPARLIDRIRGAGGVQGTSALRTLPLSMGSVAS from the coding sequence GTGGAAACGATCGATACGCCCGTCTTGATAGTCGGCGGAGGGCCGGTCGGCTTGTCGCTTGCAATCGATCTCGGTTGGCGCGGTGTCGAAGCGCTGCTCATAGAGCAGGAGCGGCCGACGGCCCGGATGGTTCATCCTCGCATGGACAATGTCGGCATTCGCACTATGGAATTCTGCCGACGCTGGGGAATTGTCGAGGCCATCGAAATGGCCGGGTTTCCTCGCGATCTGCCGGTCAGCATCGTCTATGCGACGGGGGTCCTCGGCCACGAACTGGCGCGCGATGTCTACCCTGATAAAGCGCACGCGGTCCCGCCACCGTTTAGCCCGCAAAAGCACGAGCTATGCCCTCAAAATTTTTTCGACCCCGTACTCCAGAACGCAGCTTCGAGCTACTCGACCAACCAGTTGCTGTATCAGCACCGCCTAGAGGAATTCGAGGACAAGGGCGACCACGTCATCGCTCACGTGCGCCCGCTGCTTGGTGGCGAACCACTATGCGTGCGTGCGCAGTACCTTGCCGCCTGCGATGGGGCAAGCAGCACAGTCGCACAGCGACTCTCGCTTGGTCCGACAAACAGCAAGGTATTGAGTTGTAGCACGAACATCTTCGTTCGGTGTCCGGCTCTGGCGCAGAAGACGCTCGCCCAACGGGCGTATCGGTACGTGTTAGTCGGGCCTGAGGGGGTTTGGGGAAGCTTCGTCAATATAGACGGGCGCGATACCTGGCGGCTTCAACTGCTCGGCGACGAGACCTGGCCCAATTGGAGCGAGGCGCAGATCAACACTTTTGTGCGACGAGGAATCGGAGCCGATGTTGACTACGAGGTGCTCTCTTGGTTGCCGTGGTCCCGTCGTGAGATCACTGCGCCGAAGTTCAGCTCCGGGCGCTGCTTCCTCGTCGGCGATTCGGCCCATCAGCTCTCTCCGACCGGCGGATACGGCATGAATACGGGCATTGCCGAGGCGGTTGATCTGTCATGGAAGATCGCAGCTGTGTTGGAGGGGTGGGGCGGCCCCACACTCCTGGAAAGCTACGACACAGAGCGGCGCCCGATCGCCATGCGCAACGTGTCGCAGGCGTCCGCGAACCTAGCCGCGATGCGCTCGGTTCCTCCAGAGCCGATGCTGCTCGACCAAGGCCCTGCGGGCGAGACGGCGCGGCGCGCAACAGGAGCCTATACCCAGCAGGCCATGCAGCGGGAATGGAGGTCGTTCGGAATTCATCTTGGGGCGGTCTATCGCAATTCGCCGATCGTCGTCGCTGAATCGTTCGAACGAGCCGAGCCCGATGTCGCGAACTTCGTGCAAGTAGCCGAGGCCGGCGGCCGCGCACCTCATGTTTGGCTCTCGCCGGGCCACTCCACGTTAGACTTATTCGGTCGTGGGTTCGTGCTGCTGGAGTTCGCATCGGAGGTGGGTGCTGCTGTGGGCGGTCTGACCCGTGCGGCGCACGCGGTTGGGCTGCCAATCCGTCATCAGCTCATCCCGGAGCCAAACACCATCGCCGTCTACGGGCGCCGCTACGCTTTGGTCCGCCCGGACGGACACATCAGCTGGATTGGGGACGCTATTCCTGAAGAGCCGGCGCGGCTCATTGATCGCATCCGCGGCGCGGGCGGCGTGCAGGGCACGTCGGCATTAAGAACGCTTCCCTTGAGCATGGGCAGCGTGGCCTCATGA
- a CDS encoding PadR family transcriptional regulator, protein MAKKKTTVKRKAPAATPPAIPTLGYVILTSLAHHPHTGYELTQLMGPPRNYMWEAKHSQVYPTLQLLAEHGYVTFEDIAQESKPDKKVYEVTERGLEALKEWARKGPTHVPVRDEFSVKMAALRLLPPSEAVAVLNRQIELVEGEIAAINLHLVDFVDRFRLPEPAQSNHRQFCLLSAIRLSRDLKLTAMEAYRKLAGELSRATEPAKASRAQSK, encoded by the coding sequence ATGGCGAAGAAGAAGACGACCGTAAAACGGAAGGCCCCTGCGGCAACTCCTCCAGCAATTCCGACGCTTGGTTATGTCATTCTGACGAGCTTGGCCCACCATCCTCATACCGGTTATGAGCTGACTCAATTGATGGGCCCCCCGCGCAATTACATGTGGGAGGCCAAGCACAGCCAAGTCTATCCGACGCTGCAGCTGCTAGCGGAACACGGCTATGTCACGTTCGAGGACATTGCGCAGGAAAGCAAACCGGACAAGAAGGTCTACGAGGTTACGGAGCGCGGCCTCGAAGCTCTCAAGGAGTGGGCGAGAAAAGGTCCGACCCATGTGCCTGTCCGGGACGAGTTCAGCGTAAAGATGGCGGCATTGCGGTTGCTTCCGCCCAGTGAAGCTGTGGCCGTGCTCAACCGGCAAATCGAGCTCGTTGAAGGAGAGATAGCGGCCATCAACCTACACTTGGTCGATTTTGTTGATCGTTTCCGTTTGCCGGAGCCGGCACAGAGCAATCATCGCCAATTCTGCCTGCTATCTGCCATTCGACTCTCGCGCGACCTGAAGCTGACGGCTATGGAAGCCTATCGAAAATTGGCCGGCGAATTGTCGCGCGCCACTGAGCCAGCCAAGGCATCTAGAGCACAGTCAAAATGA